Proteins encoded in a region of the Terriglobia bacterium genome:
- a CDS encoding DEAD/DEAH box helicase has product MDSRPSGRHSTALIGVGEVIAELASRDRSDEVITAVHQIPAREAQWAPMPEWVRPELADAYRAKGVVQLYSHQAEAAERVRKGRNVVVVTPTASGKTLCYNLPVLNAVLENPDTRALYLFPTKALSQDQLEELQDLGRRTGDRWGVFTYDGDTPSDARRAIRQQGHVVITNPDMLHTGILPHHTRWTRLFENLRYIVIDELHTYRGVFGSHLANVLRRLRRIARFYGQSPQFICSSATIANPGELACRLLEEDVEVIDANGAPSAQKHLVFYNPPVVNRFLGIRRSYINESYRLAQEFLKRGLQTIVFANSRLHTEVLLTYLKQANPQPPGQAEIIRGYRGGYLPLERREIERGLRTGQIRGVVATNALELGIDVGSLDVAVLAGYPGTIASTWQRAGRAGRRSGASCAVLVASSRPLDQFIVKHPDYFFGSSPEHAYIQPDNLEILVNHLKCAAFELPLAHDEAFGAVDLAELCERLCEAGYLHKSGEYWHWTQEAYPADTVSLRSITSDNFVIIDETDAPEVIGEIDFSGALTTVHPKAIYLHGGQQYHVERLEFDQRKAYVKRVEVDYFTDAIRYTQIRPLDIAEEACVAGPAVRRHGDVQVRSQVVGFKKIKFFTLENVGAGKLELPENEMHTTAYWITISQELLAALPFSISERQDGMFGLLHALESIACLLLMCDQRDLGATIGEGAPPAASGIEWPNPPVAGGKDQTEEFFKPTLYLYDAYPGGIGLSEPLYRIHDQLVRRTRELISGCACESGCPSCVGPAGETGARAKEAALAILDRLCP; this is encoded by the coding sequence ATGGATTCTCGTCCTTCCGGACGCCACAGCACGGCCCTCATCGGTGTGGGCGAAGTGATCGCCGAACTGGCCTCAAGGGACCGCTCCGACGAGGTGATCACTGCCGTTCATCAGATTCCGGCACGCGAGGCTCAATGGGCCCCGATGCCTGAATGGGTCAGGCCGGAACTGGCGGATGCTTATCGGGCAAAAGGGGTCGTGCAGCTCTACTCGCACCAGGCGGAGGCGGCGGAGCGCGTGCGCAAGGGCAGAAACGTCGTGGTGGTAACGCCGACGGCATCGGGCAAGACTCTCTGCTACAACCTGCCCGTTCTGAACGCGGTGCTGGAGAATCCGGACACGCGTGCGCTCTACCTGTTCCCCACGAAAGCGCTTTCTCAGGACCAGTTGGAGGAACTGCAGGATCTGGGACGGAGGACGGGAGACCGGTGGGGTGTTTTCACTTATGACGGCGACACCCCGAGCGACGCGCGTCGCGCCATTCGCCAGCAGGGGCATGTGGTCATCACCAATCCGGACATGCTGCACACCGGGATTCTGCCCCACCACACCCGCTGGACGCGCCTGTTCGAAAACCTCCGCTACATCGTGATCGACGAACTGCACACCTACCGGGGCGTGTTCGGGAGCCACCTCGCCAACGTCCTCCGCAGGCTGCGGCGCATCGCGCGTTTCTACGGGCAGTCACCGCAGTTCATCTGCTCGTCGGCAACCATCGCCAATCCAGGCGAGCTTGCCTGCCGGCTGCTCGAAGAAGACGTCGAGGTCATCGATGCCAACGGAGCGCCTTCGGCCCAGAAACATCTCGTTTTTTACAACCCTCCTGTGGTCAACCGCTTCCTCGGCATCCGGCGCAGCTACATAAACGAGAGCTATCGCCTGGCACAGGAGTTCCTGAAGCGCGGATTGCAGACCATCGTGTTCGCCAACAGCCGGCTGCACACGGAAGTCCTGCTCACCTACTTGAAGCAGGCCAACCCGCAACCGCCGGGCCAGGCTGAGATCATCCGCGGCTACCGGGGCGGATACTTGCCGCTGGAGCGGCGGGAGATCGAGCGCGGACTGCGCACAGGCCAGATCCGGGGCGTGGTAGCCACCAACGCCCTGGAGCTCGGCATCGATGTCGGCTCGCTCGACGTGGCGGTTCTGGCCGGGTATCCCGGCACGATCGCCTCGACCTGGCAGCGTGCGGGGCGTGCCGGCAGGCGCAGTGGTGCATCGTGCGCCGTCCTGGTCGCTTCCTCGCGGCCGCTGGACCAGTTTATCGTGAAGCATCCCGATTACTTCTTCGGCAGTTCGCCCGAGCATGCCTACATCCAGCCGGACAATCTGGAGATCCTCGTCAATCACCTCAAGTGTGCCGCATTCGAGCTGCCGCTGGCGCATGACGAGGCCTTCGGCGCCGTGGACCTTGCGGAGCTGTGCGAGCGGCTTTGCGAAGCCGGCTATCTCCACAAGAGTGGAGAATACTGGCACTGGACCCAGGAGGCGTATCCCGCCGATACCGTCAGCCTGAGGTCCATCACTTCCGACAACTTCGTTATCATCGACGAAACGGATGCTCCGGAGGTGATCGGAGAGATCGACTTTTCCGGCGCCCTCACCACGGTCCATCCCAAGGCGATCTATCTCCACGGCGGGCAGCAGTATCATGTCGAGCGGCTGGAATTCGATCAACGCAAGGCCTATGTCAAGCGAGTCGAGGTGGACTACTTCACGGATGCGATCCGCTACACGCAGATTCGGCCGTTAGACATTGCGGAAGAGGCGTGCGTCGCCGGACCCGCCGTGCGCCGGCACGGCGACGTGCAGGTGCGCTCGCAGGTCGTCGGCTTCAAAAAGATCAAGTTCTTCACGCTTGAAAACGTCGGCGCCGGCAAGCTCGAGCTGCCCGAAAACGAGATGCATACCACGGCATACTGGATCACCATCAGCCAGGAGCTCCTGGCGGCTCTGCCTTTTTCGATTTCCGAAAGGCAGGACGGCATGTTCGGTCTCCTTCACGCCCTCGAATCCATCGCCTGCCTCCTGTTGATGTGCGACCAGCGCGATCTCGGGGCGACGATCGGGGAAGGCGCCCCTCCGGCCGCGAGTGGCATCGAATGGCCGAACCCACCCGTAGCCGGCGGCAAGGATCAGACGGAAGAGTTTTTCAAACCGACGTTGTATCTGTACGATGCCTATCCCGGCGGCATCGGCTTGAGCGAACCGTTGTATCGTATTCATGACCAGCTCGTGCGCCGGACGCGCGAGCTGATTTCAGGTTGCGCCTGCGAAAGCGGCTGCCCTTCCTGCGTCGGCCCCGCCGGTGAGACCGGAGCACGAGCCAAGGAGGCCGCGCTGGCAATTCTCGATCGTCTGTGCCCATGA
- the ppk1 gene encoding polyphosphate kinase 1 codes for MNGEPPHKFFNRELSWLEFNRRVLEEAQDPLNPLLERLRFYCIFHSNLDEFFMVRVASVHRLIEEGDHNPDPAGLTPYQQLEAVLAAARAFQEESSRLYREELLPALAREGIQILPTGGLSPAQHKHLDWYFEGEVYPVLTPIAIAGADPFPHLPNLALNLAVLLRSAGQPESEQRLAIVQVPGRMPGLIRLPDGDAIRFCWLSDVIKDRVGTLFLGYEILEAACFRLTRDAQFELDDEGWHDYMRMLESELRKRQSARPMRLEYEENMSPGLLLRIRQGLDVDETMLMPSRGALDPRPLLSLADMPGYERLHYRPQPPLAPVALAVERGIFDILRDRDILLHHPYDSFDPVIEFLQAAAEDPDVLAVKQTLYRTSGAGSPVLTALIRAAERGKEVTVLVELTARFDEERNIGWARDLEQAGAHVLYGLAGLKAHAKVALIVRREPEGIRRYVHLGTGNYNEKTARLYTDFGLLTAADDIGRDASGFFNAITGYSEPPMFHHLTMAPIGMRESILTLIRREADRARSGQRSGILAQMNSLVDQVIIEELYAASAAGVPIKLNVRGICCLRPGVLSLSENIRVVSIVDRYLEHSRAFLFRNGGEAEVYVSSADWMPRNLDRRVELMVPLLQEATRERAIQALEAQFADNRKARLLLSDGRYARITQGEAEPVRAQEYLYQVLLEERERIRSIPPVRFVPLERKQP; via the coding sequence ATGAACGGCGAGCCGCCGCACAAGTTTTTCAATCGGGAGCTGAGCTGGCTGGAGTTCAATCGCCGGGTGCTCGAGGAAGCGCAGGATCCGCTGAATCCACTTCTTGAGCGCCTGCGTTTCTACTGCATTTTTCATTCCAACCTCGACGAGTTTTTCATGGTGCGGGTTGCCTCCGTCCATCGCCTCATCGAGGAGGGAGACCACAACCCGGACCCGGCCGGGCTGACCCCGTACCAGCAGCTGGAGGCTGTGCTTGCGGCAGCGCGCGCATTTCAGGAGGAGAGTTCGCGCCTCTATCGGGAAGAGTTGCTGCCGGCATTGGCCCGCGAAGGGATTCAAATCCTGCCCACCGGCGGGCTGAGCCCGGCTCAGCACAAACATCTCGATTGGTACTTTGAAGGAGAGGTTTATCCGGTTTTGACTCCGATCGCGATCGCCGGAGCGGACCCATTTCCGCACCTGCCGAACCTGGCATTGAATCTGGCGGTGCTGCTGCGCTCCGCCGGGCAGCCGGAATCCGAGCAGCGCCTGGCGATTGTCCAGGTGCCCGGCCGAATGCCTGGGCTTATCCGTCTTCCGGACGGCGATGCAATCCGCTTTTGCTGGTTGAGCGATGTCATCAAGGACCGGGTAGGGACTCTCTTTCTGGGTTACGAGATTCTGGAGGCGGCGTGTTTTCGACTCACACGTGATGCGCAGTTCGAACTCGACGATGAAGGTTGGCACGACTACATGCGCATGCTCGAGTCCGAACTGCGCAAACGGCAGAGCGCGAGGCCGATGCGGCTGGAGTACGAGGAGAACATGAGCCCGGGCCTCCTGCTGCGCATCCGCCAGGGACTGGATGTCGACGAGACGATGCTCATGCCCAGCCGCGGGGCGCTCGATCCGCGCCCCCTGCTGAGCCTGGCCGACATGCCGGGTTACGAGAGGCTGCACTACCGGCCGCAACCGCCATTGGCGCCCGTGGCCCTGGCGGTGGAGCGCGGCATCTTCGACATCCTCCGTGATCGCGACATCCTGCTTCACCATCCCTATGACTCCTTCGATCCTGTGATCGAATTCCTGCAAGCCGCAGCCGAGGATCCCGACGTGCTCGCCGTCAAACAGACCCTATACCGCACGAGCGGAGCCGGGTCACCGGTTTTGACCGCTCTGATCCGGGCCGCCGAGAGAGGAAAGGAAGTGACCGTACTCGTCGAACTGACCGCGCGCTTCGACGAGGAACGCAACATCGGCTGGGCGCGGGACCTGGAGCAGGCCGGAGCGCACGTCCTCTACGGACTCGCGGGGCTGAAAGCACATGCGAAAGTCGCGCTTATCGTGCGGCGCGAGCCGGAGGGAATCCGTCGCTACGTTCATCTCGGGACCGGGAACTATAATGAAAAAACTGCCCGGCTCTACACCGACTTTGGCCTGCTCACGGCGGCCGACGACATCGGCCGGGACGCATCGGGATTCTTCAACGCAATCACCGGTTACTCCGAGCCCCCGATGTTCCACCACCTCACGATGGCTCCGATCGGCATGCGGGAATCGATTCTGACCCTGATCCGGAGGGAGGCGGATCGGGCCCGATCCGGGCAGAGGTCGGGGATTTTGGCGCAGATGAACTCGCTGGTGGACCAGGTGATAATCGAGGAGCTTTATGCCGCAAGCGCCGCCGGCGTCCCCATCAAGCTGAACGTGCGCGGCATCTGCTGTTTGCGGCCCGGCGTGCTCTCCTTGAGCGAAAACATACGCGTGGTCTCGATCGTCGACCGCTATCTCGAACACAGCCGAGCCTTCCTGTTCCGCAATGGCGGGGAGGCGGAAGTGTATGTCTCCAGCGCTGATTGGATGCCACGCAACCTGGACCGGCGTGTGGAACTGATGGTCCCTCTGCTTCAGGAGGCGACACGGGAACGCGCCATCCAGGCTCTCGAAGCCCAGTTTGCCGACAACCGGAAAGCCCGCCTGCTGCTGTCAGACGGTCGCTACGCCCGAATCACGCAGGGTGAGGCGGAACCGGTTCGTGCCCAGGAATACCTCTATCAGGTTCTATTGGAGGAACGCGAGCGGATTCGCTCGATCCCGCCGGTCCGCTTTGTTCCGCTCGAGAGGAAACAGCCGTGA
- a CDS encoding efflux RND transporter periplasmic adaptor subunit, with amino-acid sequence MRKVLILLIVGLPTLVVVAAILWTAGAFTRAEPVDVVEVQLAALHRSITTNGKIEADRVTELRAPLSGICRRTDVHEGAPLKKGQEIVRIEDPSLPSQQAVAQAELDAAQLDLHDVQRGPAPEELNQAEAEATRAQLARDNARKILQTNEWLLEREAISRYEVEQSRHALAEAEQALRAAQMRQEDLRKRYGDPDRRRAQSRVEAAQARLQYLNLSRERLVVRAPEDGTLFQLNIKDGAYLNTGDAIGLLADLTHLRLRAYVDEPDIGQVAVGEKVLVRWDAHPLEQWQGLVMRLPAQVVALGTRSVAEVLCSIDNAKGTLIPNINVDVEIEAPNGPAVTSLPRSVVFPEGAKEFVWTIDGGKAVKHYVETGRSTNTRIEITGGLSPGEKVIDPGDMLISDSLKVTAKTR; translated from the coding sequence ATGAGAAAAGTGTTGATTTTGCTGATCGTGGGTCTTCCGACTCTGGTGGTGGTGGCCGCGATTCTCTGGACAGCAGGAGCCTTCACTCGAGCCGAACCGGTCGATGTCGTCGAGGTCCAGCTCGCCGCGCTTCATCGCAGCATCACCACCAACGGCAAGATCGAGGCGGACAGGGTCACCGAGTTGAGAGCACCGCTGTCAGGGATCTGCCGCCGGACTGACGTGCACGAAGGGGCGCCATTAAAGAAGGGGCAAGAAATCGTGCGCATCGAGGACCCATCGCTGCCCTCCCAGCAGGCCGTTGCCCAGGCTGAGCTCGATGCGGCGCAACTGGATCTCCACGACGTCCAGCGCGGGCCGGCGCCTGAGGAGCTGAATCAGGCCGAGGCCGAGGCGACCCGTGCTCAGCTGGCACGCGACAACGCGCGCAAGATCCTCCAGACCAATGAATGGCTGCTCGAACGCGAAGCCATCTCGCGCTATGAGGTGGAACAAAGCCGGCACGCCCTGGCCGAAGCCGAACAGGCGCTCAGGGCCGCCCAGATGCGGCAGGAAGACCTGAGAAAAAGGTACGGTGATCCGGACCGCCGTCGTGCTCAGTCCCGGGTCGAGGCTGCCCAGGCGCGCCTCCAGTATCTCAACCTGTCCAGGGAACGGCTGGTCGTCCGCGCCCCCGAAGATGGGACCTTGTTTCAGCTGAACATCAAGGATGGCGCCTACCTCAACACGGGAGATGCGATCGGCCTGCTTGCCGATCTGACGCACTTGCGCCTAAGGGCCTATGTGGATGAACCCGACATCGGCCAGGTTGCGGTCGGAGAGAAGGTTTTGGTCCGCTGGGACGCTCATCCGCTGGAACAGTGGCAGGGACTGGTAATGCGATTGCCCGCGCAAGTGGTGGCGTTGGGCACTCGCTCCGTTGCCGAAGTGTTGTGCAGCATCGATAATGCCAAAGGCACGCTCATACCCAACATCAACGTCGACGTCGAGATCGAAGCGCCCAACGGGCCTGCGGTCACATCACTCCCGCGTAGCGTCGTTTTCCCCGAAGGAGCAAAGGAGTTTGTCTGGACCATCGATGGGGGCAAAGCCGTGAAGCATTACGTCGAGACCGGGCGCAGCACCAACACCCGGATC
- a CDS encoding Ppx/GppA family phosphatase, translating to MADSPNNLLAAIDIGASSIRMDVAEVTSEGRLHILDALKKGVQLGKDTFTDGSVGEDSIRATCEALRDFKKIMDTYGVVRYRAVATSAVREAYNRDTFLDRVLMSTGLDIEVIDGSEENRLTYTAVLESLRGGPDVSQGQTLLVEAGGGSADVTMLTNGELLQSGTFPLGSIRLRASVGAAAGSHAQEIRLLKAQIANIVTGIRRTLPIQQAANYVAVGGDVRLAARIALGVKRDQGALELPREKFGEFVDSVSKLTIDQLVRKYSLSYLDAETLVPASLTYLALLMATSAQSVIISDASIRLGILLDLIPTAEKDRLTNLSHQILSAARGLGRKYQYDEGHADRVKELAELLFENLRGEQHMTETHRLYLQVAALLHDIGLFISSRSHHKHSYYLISQSDLFGLRRKELEIIANIARYHRRALPQQSHAPFMALDRDERMIVSKLGAILRVANSLDKEHRQKLADLKVTREGDQLVLLARTMSDLTMERLALASRSDFFIQVFGRKIVLREGSTHP from the coding sequence ATGGCAGATTCGCCCAACAATCTGCTCGCCGCCATCGACATCGGCGCCAGTTCCATCCGCATGGATGTTGCCGAGGTGACATCCGAAGGCAGGCTGCACATCCTCGATGCGCTCAAGAAGGGGGTGCAACTCGGAAAGGACACATTCACGGATGGCTCTGTCGGCGAAGATTCAATCCGGGCTACCTGCGAGGCGTTGCGCGATTTCAAAAAGATAATGGACACGTACGGAGTAGTCCGGTACCGGGCCGTTGCCACGAGCGCCGTGCGCGAAGCTTACAACAGGGACACCTTTCTCGATCGTGTGCTTATGAGTACCGGCTTGGACATCGAGGTGATCGACGGATCGGAGGAGAACCGGCTCACATATACTGCGGTGCTGGAATCGCTGCGCGGCGGCCCCGATGTAAGCCAGGGGCAGACTCTCCTGGTGGAGGCGGGCGGCGGCAGCGCAGACGTGACGATGTTAACCAACGGCGAACTCCTGCAATCGGGAACCTTTCCCCTGGGATCGATCCGGTTGCGCGCCAGTGTCGGGGCTGCAGCCGGTTCCCACGCGCAGGAAATACGGCTGTTGAAAGCCCAGATTGCCAACATCGTAACCGGTATCCGGCGCACCTTGCCGATTCAGCAAGCGGCGAACTACGTCGCGGTCGGCGGCGACGTGCGGCTGGCGGCGCGCATCGCCCTGGGCGTGAAACGTGACCAGGGCGCCCTGGAACTGCCCCGTGAGAAGTTTGGGGAGTTCGTCGACTCGGTCTCCAAGCTGACCATCGACCAGTTGGTGCGCAAATACTCTCTTTCCTACCTCGATGCGGAGACCCTGGTCCCGGCTTCGCTGACCTATCTGGCGCTGCTGATGGCGACATCGGCTCAAAGCGTGATCATCAGCGACGCCAGCATCCGGCTCGGGATTCTTCTCGACCTCATACCCACGGCGGAAAAAGACCGCCTGACCAATCTCAGCCACCAGATCCTCTCTGCGGCGCGCGGGCTGGGCCGTAAGTATCAGTACGATGAAGGGCATGCCGATCGCGTCAAAGAGTTGGCTGAGCTTCTCTTTGAGAACCTCAGAGGCGAGCAGCACATGACCGAGACGCATCGCCTGTATTTGCAGGTAGCCGCGCTCCTGCATGACATCGGGCTGTTCATCAGCTCGCGCAGTCACCACAAGCACTCCTACTACCTCATCTCTCAGTCGGATCTCTTCGGCCTGCGGCGCAAGGAACTGGAGATCATTGCGAACATAGCCCGCTATCATCGGCGCGCTTTGCCTCAGCAGAGTCATGCGCCATTCATGGCGCTGGACCGTGACGAGCGCATGATTGTTTCCAAGCTGGGAGCCATCCTGAGAGTCGCCAACTCCCTGGACAAGGAGCACCGGCAGAAACTGGCGGATCTGAAGGTAACGCGGGAAGGCGATCAACTGGTGCTGCTGGCCCGCACCATGTCGGATCTCACCATGGAGCGGCTGGCGCTGGCCAGCCGGAGCGATTTTTTCATCCAGGTCTTCGGCAGGAAGATCGTGCTGCGTGAAGGGTCGACCCATCCATGA
- the sixA gene encoding phosphohistidine phosphatase SixA, which produces MILYIVRHAIAVQGTGVADADRELTREGIEKMKKAAAGLRAAEAIPEVVLSSPLVRARQTAEILIEAFAGKPSLKLVPALAPSGNRPELYREIRRHEGAGAVMLVGHQPSLGETAGEIAWGPSGCALDLKKGGACALEIEKLTQEPRGTLLWLMPPAILRKLA; this is translated from the coding sequence ATGATTCTCTATATCGTACGACACGCCATCGCAGTGCAGGGCACCGGGGTCGCAGACGCCGACCGGGAACTGACCAGGGAAGGGATCGAGAAGATGAAGAAGGCTGCGGCGGGCCTGCGCGCCGCCGAGGCCATCCCCGAGGTTGTGCTCAGCAGCCCGCTCGTCCGGGCCCGCCAGACCGCAGAGATCCTGATCGAGGCCTTTGCCGGCAAGCCCTCGTTGAAACTGGTACCCGCGCTCGCCCCGTCCGGAAATCGACCCGAGCTCTACAGGGAGATCCGCAGGCACGAGGGGGCCGGAGCCGTCATGCTCGTCGGGCATCAGCCCTCGTTGGGAGAGACTGCCGGTGAAATCGCCTGGGGACCTTCAGGCTGTGCTCTGGACCTGAAGAAGGGCGGAGCCTGCGCCCTCGAAATCGAGAAACTTACGCAGGAGCCGCGCGGCACGCTACTCTGGCTCATGCCCCCCGCAATCCTGCGCAAGCTCGCCTGA